One window from the genome of Candidatus Chlorohelix allophototropha encodes:
- the serB gene encoding phosphoserine phosphatase SerB, with product MSDIIIGSNNTNNVEEAGYVARWLLTITGHDKPGVTTAICRLLDEEGADLLDIQQVTIPPLLVMALDVGLPKRDANLPRKEQQALLHKLERLGVELNLTINLQPFDPTHITNSDNLYAVTCLAPIIKPYALQAITGVLAQMGANITRISRLTEHQLKAIELTVYAPCGLGQAQLKKSLFAVSNAVQVDIAVQPESLYRRSKRLIVMDVDSTLIQNEVIDEIAKIAGVEQQVADITREAMEGKLDFAGALHKRVALLAGLPAERLQEVFEVIRFTPGAERLIKVLKLLGYKTAIVSGGFNFVTDILKERLRLDYAFANTLEIEDGKLTGRVTGAIVDRQAKARLLKEVAAKEEIELAQTLAVGDGANDLLMLETAGVGVAFNAKPIVREAADLSINQPSLDVLLYLIGIHEHEIARFG from the coding sequence ATGAGCGATATCATAATAGGCAGCAATAACACCAATAATGTTGAAGAAGCGGGATATGTCGCTAGATGGCTGCTGACCATCACCGGACACGACAAACCCGGCGTTACCACCGCCATCTGCCGTTTGTTGGATGAGGAGGGCGCGGATTTGCTGGACATCCAGCAAGTTACCATCCCTCCGCTGCTGGTAATGGCTCTGGATGTGGGCTTGCCAAAGCGCGATGCCAACCTGCCCCGCAAAGAGCAACAGGCGCTGCTTCATAAGCTAGAGCGGTTGGGGGTTGAGCTAAACCTGACAATCAATCTACAGCCCTTTGACCCAACGCATATTACGAACAGCGACAACCTGTACGCCGTTACCTGCCTCGCCCCCATCATCAAGCCCTATGCCCTGCAAGCCATCACCGGAGTGCTGGCACAGATGGGTGCAAACATCACCCGCATTTCCCGCCTGACCGAACACCAGCTAAAAGCAATCGAGTTAACTGTTTACGCACCCTGTGGTCTTGGACAGGCACAGCTAAAAAAGTCGCTCTTTGCCGTCAGCAACGCGGTACAGGTAGATATTGCGGTGCAGCCCGAAAGCCTATACCGCCGCAGCAAACGCTTGATTGTGATGGACGTGGATTCGACCCTCATCCAGAACGAGGTGATTGACGAAATTGCCAAAATAGCAGGAGTGGAACAGCAGGTCGCCGACATTACGCGCGAAGCGATGGAGGGCAAACTCGATTTTGCAGGCGCGTTGCACAAGCGTGTAGCGTTGCTGGCAGGCTTACCCGCTGAACGCTTGCAGGAAGTGTTCGAGGTGATTCGCTTCACCCCCGGCGCAGAGCGACTCATCAAAGTCTTGAAACTGCTTGGCTATAAAACCGCTATCGTCAGTGGTGGCTTCAACTTCGTAACCGACATCCTCAAGGAACGGCTACGGCTGGATTACGCCTTCGCCAATACCCTTGAGATTGAGGACGGCAAGTTGACCGGGCGCGTAACCGGAGCGATTGTTGACCGGCAAGCTAAAGCCCGTCTGCTAAAAGAAGTCGCGGCGAAAGAAGAAATCGAACTGGCGCAAACGCTAGCGGTGGGCGATGGTGCAAACGACCTGTTGATGCTCGAAACGGCAGGCGTGGGGGTAGCCTTCAACGCCAAACCGATTGTGCGCGAAGCCGCCGACCTCTCCATCAACCAGCCCAGTCTCGATGTGCTGCTCTACCTCATCGGCATCCACGAACATGAGATTGCCCGTTTTGGTTAG
- a CDS encoding ABC transporter substrate-binding protein, which translates to MKQLRALLALLIVMLVAGCSEEVTATAIPDIQPSPVVGNGTGDIKIGLVGPLTGANAAYAAAMRRGVLLALDELKQNGWLNGRKISLIERNDQSSPDMAKVVLADLVDKERVVAIIGTVSDEVGLAEAPLANHWQVPWLVPVVTSQRITQNDSSYIFRLAVPDVVQFEEIQSFFQKRGYSRYALITDSSKAGQEGRKTWQTFLKSKNISPVFDEPFYTDDKSESQKEYAARVKAAAPEAIFFWGSAPACGQLRALLAEQDFVIPIAGSDNLSLLSFGKGLPVIAENIFLPQTFIENPNPRYTDFINRYKRFFNTDTIDFPGGVAQSYDATRLLIEALRKPGSADNREILRIALEESSLNDGIIKSYFKPWKSGSMHEALNRQDVLMVAWRNGRLVYAE; encoded by the coding sequence TTGAAACAGCTTCGGGCTTTGCTGGCATTGCTCATAGTGATGTTGGTGGCTGGCTGTAGCGAGGAAGTAACCGCTACAGCTATACCCGACATTCAGCCTAGCCCGGTGGTGGGAAACGGCACCGGCGATATTAAAATCGGGTTGGTTGGTCCGCTCACCGGCGCAAATGCGGCTTACGCAGCGGCAATGCGGCGCGGGGTATTGCTGGCATTGGATGAGCTAAAGCAAAACGGCTGGCTGAACGGACGTAAAATCTCATTGATAGAACGTAACGACCAATCCAGCCCCGACATGGCGAAGGTAGTGCTGGCGGATCTGGTGGATAAGGAGCGGGTCGTCGCAATTATCGGAACGGTCAGCGATGAGGTAGGTTTGGCGGAAGCGCCACTGGCAAATCACTGGCAAGTGCCATGGCTGGTCCCGGTTGTCACCAGCCAGCGAATTACCCAGAACGACAGCAGTTATATCTTTCGCCTAGCAGTGCCAGATGTAGTGCAGTTCGAAGAAATTCAAAGCTTTTTCCAGAAACGCGGTTATAGCCGTTACGCCCTAATTACCGATAGCAGCAAGGCGGGTCAGGAAGGGCGTAAGACTTGGCAGACATTTTTGAAAAGTAAAAATATCAGCCCGGTTTTTGATGAACCGTTTTACACTGACGATAAGAGCGAAAGCCAGAAAGAATATGCCGCCCGCGTAAAAGCAGCAGCGCCTGAGGCTATTTTCTTCTGGGGCAGCGCACCAGCTTGCGGTCAACTGCGCGCGCTGCTGGCAGAACAAGATTTTGTTATCCCGATTGCGGGAAGCGACAACCTCAGTCTTTTAAGTTTTGGCAAAGGCTTGCCGGTAATCGCCGAAAATATTTTTCTGCCCCAGACCTTTATCGAGAACCCGAACCCACGCTACACCGATTTCATCAATCGTTACAAACGCTTTTTTAATACCGACACGATTGATTTTCCCGGTGGAGTGGCACAAAGTTATGACGCTACCCGCCTACTGATAGAAGCGCTCAGGAAACCGGGTAGCGCCGATAACCGCGAAATATTGCGGATAGCTTTGGAAGAAAGCTCTCTGAACGACGGAATCATCAAAAGCTATTTCAAACCTTGGAAAAGCGGCAGTATGCATGAAGCTTTAAACCGACAGGATGTACTAATGGTTGCGTGGCGCAATGGACGGTTGGTATATGCAGAGTAG
- the nifJ gene encoding pyruvate:ferredoxin (flavodoxin) oxidoreductase, with product MTRKKVMVDGNEAAGNVAYKLSEVIAVYPITPSTAMGELADSRAALRKKNIWGTVPLVEEMQSEGGAAGALHGALQTGALASTFTASQGLLLMIPNMYKIAGELTSTVFHVAARSLAAQGLSIFGDHADVMAVRATGWAMLASNNVQEAQDFAAIAHSSTLKARVPFIHFFDGFRTSHEINKIEEIGDDDLRAMIDQDLIQAHRKRALSPEHPFIRGTAQNPDVYFQGRESANPYYLNCPEIVQDAMDKFASLTGRQYKLYEYVGAPNADRVIVVMGSGAETVEETVKYLNELGERVGVLKVHLYRPFPVNLFLQALPKTVKTIAVLDRTKEPGSGGEPLYLDVVGALSEGGKDLGYDSHAIKVVGGRYGLSSKEFKPNMVKAIFDELTKAEPLTHFTVGINDDVTFTSLSFDPHFSIEKDTTVRCVFWGLGSDGTVGANKNSIKIIGEETDNYAQGYFYFDSKKSGTVTNSHLRFGPDPIRAAYLIDEADFLACHQFGFLEKYDVVKNARQGGVFLLNTSYSAEEVWNYIPVKTQQAIIDKKLKFYVIDGQQVASDTGMGGRVNTIMQTCFFALSGVLPKDQAIAKIKESIKKSYSKRGEAVVQKNYLAVDQTLANLREVQVPLEVSGSLVIRDAVVAEAPTFVRDVLGQMISLEGDSLPVSAMPVDGTYPSGTTQWEKRNLATELPVWEQDICIQCGKCVMVCPHAAIRQKVYDPALLENASPTFKSTEARFKEFGDKLYTLQVAPEDCTSCALCIEVCPVKDKKQPGRKALNFAPQIPLRAPEKANWEFFQSLPEVDRTSLTFGSIKNSQLLQPLFEFSGACSGCGETPYIKLLTQLFGDRSHIANATGCSSIFGGNLPTTPWSYNREGRGPAWSNSLFEDNAEFGLGMRLALDKQLEYVQEILPKVSDIVGAELVEALLKAEQLDEIGLKKQRERVALLKQKLQPVLEATSADDPRYTYMKDLSVLADILVRRSVWIVGGDGWAYDIGYGGLDHVLASGRNVKVLVLDTEVYSNTGGQASKATPISAVAKFASKGKAKPKKDLGLLAMSYGSVYVARVSMGANDQQTLNAFLEAEAYDGPAIIIAYAHCIAHGIDMRKGLEQQKLAVQSGDWPIYRFNPEKAEQGETPFLLDSKDPTATFEEYSKNEGRFQVLANNGQKEAAADMLQQADTDVKKRWQFYKNLANMYKNDAPGGDSKN from the coding sequence ATGACACGCAAAAAGGTAATGGTTGACGGCAACGAAGCCGCCGGAAACGTAGCCTACAAGTTAAGTGAGGTAATCGCAGTATATCCAATCACGCCCTCCACCGCTATGGGGGAATTGGCGGATAGTCGGGCAGCCCTCCGGAAAAAGAATATCTGGGGAACTGTTCCATTGGTAGAAGAAATGCAATCCGAAGGCGGTGCGGCAGGGGCTTTGCACGGCGCACTCCAGACCGGAGCGCTGGCTTCGACCTTCACGGCTTCCCAAGGTTTGCTTCTAATGATCCCCAATATGTACAAAATCGCCGGGGAATTGACCTCCACTGTGTTCCATGTGGCGGCGCGTTCGTTGGCAGCACAAGGGCTTTCAATCTTCGGCGATCATGCCGATGTGATGGCGGTACGTGCTACCGGATGGGCAATGCTCGCCTCTAACAATGTGCAAGAAGCACAAGATTTCGCGGCTATTGCTCATTCTTCCACTCTCAAGGCTCGCGTTCCTTTTATCCATTTCTTTGATGGCTTCCGCACTTCCCACGAAATCAACAAAATCGAAGAAATCGGAGATGACGATCTGCGCGCCATGATCGACCAAGACTTGATTCAGGCTCATCGCAAACGCGCTCTATCGCCAGAACACCCTTTCATTCGGGGTACTGCTCAAAACCCGGATGTTTATTTCCAAGGGCGTGAAAGCGCGAACCCTTATTATCTGAATTGCCCTGAAATCGTGCAGGACGCGATGGACAAATTCGCTTCCCTCACTGGCAGACAATACAAGCTATATGAATATGTGGGCGCGCCTAATGCTGACCGAGTAATCGTAGTAATGGGTTCGGGCGCAGAGACCGTCGAAGAAACCGTTAAGTATCTGAACGAACTAGGTGAGCGGGTCGGTGTTTTAAAAGTACACCTATATCGCCCCTTCCCAGTTAACCTCTTTTTGCAAGCGTTACCCAAAACCGTTAAAACTATCGCCGTGTTAGATCGCACCAAAGAACCCGGTAGCGGTGGCGAACCACTCTACCTTGATGTAGTGGGAGCGTTGAGCGAAGGCGGCAAGGATTTAGGCTATGACTCACATGCTATCAAGGTTGTGGGTGGTCGCTACGGTCTTTCCTCCAAAGAATTTAAACCTAATATGGTTAAAGCCATTTTCGATGAACTAACCAAAGCCGAACCGCTCACCCACTTTACCGTTGGTATCAACGATGATGTGACCTTTACCAGCCTGTCCTTTGACCCGCATTTCTCCATCGAGAAAGATACAACAGTACGCTGTGTCTTCTGGGGTTTAGGCTCGGACGGTACAGTCGGTGCGAACAAAAACTCCATCAAGATTATCGGCGAAGAAACCGACAATTATGCGCAGGGCTATTTCTACTTCGACTCGAAGAAATCCGGCACGGTCACAAACTCGCACTTGCGCTTTGGACCTGATCCTATTCGCGCCGCTTACCTGATTGACGAAGCAGACTTCCTAGCATGCCACCAGTTCGGCTTCCTCGAAAAATACGATGTGGTAAAGAACGCTCGTCAGGGAGGCGTGTTCCTGCTCAACACTTCCTACAGTGCTGAAGAAGTCTGGAACTACATCCCGGTCAAGACACAACAAGCAATTATCGACAAAAAGCTCAAGTTCTACGTAATTGACGGGCAGCAGGTAGCCAGCGACACCGGTATGGGCGGTCGTGTCAACACCATTATGCAGACCTGCTTCTTCGCTTTGAGCGGAGTGCTTCCTAAAGATCAGGCAATTGCCAAAATCAAGGAATCCATCAAGAAGAGCTACAGCAAGCGTGGCGAAGCGGTTGTGCAGAAGAACTACTTGGCGGTAGATCAAACTCTGGCAAATCTTCGAGAAGTGCAAGTACCGTTGGAAGTATCCGGTTCGTTGGTGATTCGTGATGCAGTAGTTGCAGAAGCACCAACCTTCGTACGCGATGTGCTAGGGCAGATGATTTCGCTGGAAGGCGATAGCCTGCCGGTGTCGGCAATGCCCGTGGACGGCACTTACCCCAGTGGTACAACCCAATGGGAAAAGCGCAACCTCGCTACCGAACTACCGGTATGGGAACAAGATATTTGTATTCAGTGCGGTAAATGCGTAATGGTTTGCCCTCATGCTGCTATTCGCCAGAAAGTTTATGACCCGGCTTTGCTGGAAAACGCATCCCCTACTTTCAAGAGTACAGAAGCGCGTTTCAAAGAATTCGGCGATAAACTTTACACCTTGCAGGTAGCTCCAGAAGATTGTACCAGTTGCGCGCTGTGTATCGAAGTTTGCCCGGTGAAAGACAAGAAACAGCCCGGACGCAAAGCCCTCAACTTCGCCCCGCAAATACCTTTGCGCGCACCGGAAAAAGCGAACTGGGAATTCTTCCAGTCATTGCCGGAAGTAGATCGCACCAGCCTAACCTTCGGTTCAATCAAGAACTCGCAATTGCTGCAACCGCTCTTCGAGTTTTCGGGAGCTTGCTCCGGTTGTGGTGAAACACCTTACATCAAGTTATTAACTCAATTGTTCGGCGACAGATCGCACATTGCCAACGCCACCGGCTGTTCTTCAATCTTCGGCGGCAACCTCCCCACCACTCCATGGTCGTACAACCGCGAAGGGCGAGGACCGGCTTGGTCGAACTCGCTATTTGAAGATAACGCCGAGTTCGGGTTGGGCATGCGCTTAGCTCTGGACAAACAGCTTGAATATGTGCAAGAAATTCTGCCAAAAGTGTCCGATATCGTTGGCGCTGAATTGGTAGAAGCTTTGCTAAAAGCCGAGCAGTTGGACGAAATAGGTTTGAAGAAACAGCGCGAGCGGGTAGCCCTGCTAAAGCAGAAGTTACAGCCTGTACTGGAAGCTACCAGCGCAGATGACCCACGCTATACTTACATGAAAGATCTATCGGTACTGGCGGACATTCTCGTCAGACGTAGCGTCTGGATTGTTGGTGGTGACGGCTGGGCGTACGACATCGGTTACGGTGGTCTAGACCATGTGCTGGCAAGTGGTCGCAATGTCAAGGTACTGGTGCTAGATACTGAAGTCTATTCTAATACTGGTGGTCAGGCTTCCAAAGCTACCCCGATATCGGCAGTTGCCAAATTTGCCTCAAAGGGCAAAGCTAAACCCAAGAAAGACCTCGGCTTGCTGGCGATGTCTTACGGTTCAGTGTATGTAGCGAGAGTGTCGATGGGCGCAAACGATCAGCAAACACTCAACGCCTTCCTTGAAGCCGAAGCGTATGATGGACCCGCTATCATCATCGCCTACGCCCACTGTATCGCGCACGGCATTGATATGCGCAAGGGTTTGGAACAGCAAAAGCTGGCAGTACAATCGGGCGATTGGCCGATCTACCGTTTCAATCCTGAAAAGGCAGAGCAAGGCGAAACCCCGTTCTTACTGGATTCCAAAGACCCAACCGCAACCTTTGAGGAATACAGCAAAAACGAGGGGCGTTTCCAGGTACTAGCCAATAACGGTCAAAAGGAAGCTGCTGCCGATATGTTGCAGCAAGCTGACACTGACGTTAAAAAGCGCTGGCAGTTCTACAAGAATCTGGCAAATATGTACAAGAATGATGCGCCCGGCGGGGATAGCAAGAATTAG
- a CDS encoding dihydrolipoyl dehydrogenase family protein — MVVGDVTTAVDVVVLGGGPGGYVAAIRAAQLGKSVVLVEQSTVMGGVCLNEGCIPLKALVAASERYWQTLESESLASMGILTEGASLDFSRMQNWKDGIIHRLTEGVAKLLSGNRVEVVHGLGWFLNSKEMRVEGEHGALRFNFEQCVLAVGASYAALPDLPFDGKLVLNPRMALKLADIPPILAIWGDDYIALELATVFGRLGSHVALLTPAERPLPDVDASAVRLVMAGLRKLGIQHIGQAFPVAVENDNVVYLKGQTRTALPTGTPLVVCGNLQANTANLHLKEAGLSMGEGGAIEVAADQRTRVAHIFAAGDCTQHRPAVATSAIKQAKVAAEALAGKKVAYTPQAFPRVVGTSPELAVVGLSAEAAQAAGYRVKTGRFSLAANGRALTLGADSGVALLVADADNDALLGVTLVGTRSGDLIGEAALAIEMGATLTDLAETLHWHPGLGEMLLEGAESALGQVIHQLDLKAASR, encoded by the coding sequence ATGGTGGTTGGCGATGTTACAACCGCAGTGGATGTGGTGGTACTGGGCGGCGGACCCGGCGGATATGTGGCAGCAATACGCGCCGCGCAACTAGGTAAAAGCGTGGTGCTGGTAGAGCAATCCACCGTAATGGGCGGGGTCTGTTTGAACGAAGGCTGTATCCCCCTCAAAGCGTTGGTGGCAGCCAGCGAACGCTACTGGCAAACGTTGGAAAGCGAATCGCTGGCGAGTATGGGCATCTTGACCGAAGGTGCATCGCTCGATTTCAGCCGCATGCAGAACTGGAAAGATGGCATCATCCATCGCTTGACCGAAGGAGTAGCGAAATTGCTCTCCGGCAACCGAGTCGAGGTGGTGCATGGCTTGGGCTGGTTTCTGAACTCTAAAGAGATGCGCGTGGAAGGCGAACACGGCGCGTTGCGTTTCAACTTCGAGCAGTGCGTGCTGGCGGTAGGGGCGAGCTATGCCGCGCTTCCAGATTTACCTTTCGATGGCAAGTTGGTATTGAACCCGCGCATGGCATTAAAACTTGCCGATATTCCTCCCATATTAGCAATCTGGGGCGATGATTACATCGCGTTGGAATTGGCAACCGTCTTTGGGCGACTCGGCTCTCACGTAGCGCTGCTGACTCCCGCAGAACGCCCTTTGCCCGATGTGGATGCCAGCGCAGTTCGGTTGGTGATGGCGGGTTTGCGCAAATTGGGGATACAGCATATCGGGCAGGCATTTCCTGTAGCAGTGGAAAACGACAACGTGGTGTATCTGAAAGGGCAGACACGCACCGCCCTACCTACCGGAACGCCGCTAGTAGTATGCGGTAATTTGCAAGCAAACACCGCCAACCTACACTTGAAAGAGGCAGGCTTGAGCATGGGCGAGGGCGGCGCAATCGAAGTGGCAGCCGACCAACGTACCCGCGTGGCGCACATTTTCGCGGCAGGAGATTGCACCCAACACCGTCCGGCAGTCGCTACCAGCGCAATCAAGCAAGCGAAAGTGGCAGCGGAAGCGTTGGCAGGTAAAAAAGTGGCATACACCCCGCAAGCCTTCCCACGAGTGGTTGGCACCTCGCCCGAACTGGCAGTGGTAGGACTATCGGCGGAAGCGGCACAAGCGGCGGGCTACCGAGTAAAAACCGGGCGTTTTTCGCTGGCGGCGAACGGACGCGCCTTAACGCTCGGCGCAGATTCGGGTGTGGCGTTGCTAGTAGCGGATGCGGACAATGACGCGCTATTGGGCGTAACGCTGGTTGGCACGCGCTCCGGCGACCTTATCGGCGAAGCGGCGCTGGCAATCGAGATGGGAGCAACCCTAACCGACCTTGCTGAAACACTGCACTGGCATCCCGGTTTGGGCGAAATGCTGTTGGAAGGAGCAGAAAGCGCGTTGGGGCAAGTGATTCATCAGCTTGATTTGAAAGCCGCTAGCCGTTGA
- a CDS encoding dihydrolipoamide acetyltransferase family protein, with translation MFEFKLPDVGEGMHEAEIVRWLVNPGETVKLDQIMLEIQTDKALVEIPSPVAGVVGQILKPIGQIAHVGDVLINFETQASAKSSTIAPMVATVPVVAAVSAIGTFTPAESGVLASRVRAAPAVRKRALELGVNLALVKASSPDGRVLLQDVLAYAEESKHKPTTNGASHAPILETVAPPPPVVSTTPIASGGEERKPLVGLQRRMAERMELAWRTIPHVTTFEQVDSEQLIEMRRQIQPAAEQRGVSLTYLPFIVKAVVAALKANPIFNSSLDEKTREVIYKRYYHIGLATATPDGLVVAVVRDADKLSLSQLGAEIARLAEGGRNRSLKPHELSGSTFTISNYGSYDGGMGTPIINPPEVAILGVGRIKDEVVARNGLPIVRPMLPLNLSFDHRLIDGATSGQFMRVLMELLENPARLMLDMV, from the coding sequence ATGTTTGAGTTCAAGTTGCCAGATGTAGGCGAGGGCATGCACGAAGCGGAAATCGTGCGTTGGTTGGTCAATCCCGGTGAAACGGTCAAGCTCGACCAAATAATGCTGGAAATCCAAACCGATAAAGCGCTGGTGGAAATTCCTAGCCCGGTTGCGGGTGTGGTAGGACAAATCCTCAAGCCGATAGGACAAATCGCGCATGTCGGGGATGTACTGATTAACTTTGAAACGCAAGCGAGCGCAAAAAGCAGCACAATTGCACCTATGGTAGCGACTGTACCTGTCGTAGCAGCCGTTTCTGCTATCGGCACGTTTACCCCTGCCGAAAGTGGTGTACTAGCTTCAAGGGTGCGGGCTGCCCCTGCCGTTCGCAAAAGAGCCTTGGAATTGGGCGTGAACCTTGCGCTGGTAAAAGCCAGCAGCCCAGATGGGCGAGTGCTGTTGCAAGATGTGCTGGCGTATGCCGAAGAAAGCAAGCACAAGCCCACTACCAACGGCGCATCCCACGCCCCAATATTGGAAACAGTTGCACCCCCACCGCCCGTTGTATCGACAACGCCCATCGCATCGGGTGGCGAAGAGCGCAAACCACTCGTAGGTTTGCAACGGCGCATGGCAGAGCGCATGGAATTAGCGTGGCGCACTATCCCGCACGTCACCACTTTTGAGCAGGTGGACTCAGAGCAATTAATCGAGATGCGCCGCCAGATACAGCCCGCCGCCGAACAGCGCGGGGTATCGCTCACCTATCTGCCGTTTATAGTCAAAGCAGTGGTTGCGGCGCTCAAAGCCAATCCCATCTTCAATAGCAGCCTTGATGAAAAAACCCGCGAGGTTATTTACAAACGCTATTACCATATCGGGCTGGCAACTGCCACACCGGACGGACTGGTGGTAGCAGTAGTGCGTGATGCGGATAAACTCAGCCTGTCGCAACTTGGCGCAGAAATAGCGCGGCTGGCGGAAGGTGGGCGCAATCGCAGCCTAAAGCCACACGAACTGAGCGGCAGCACCTTTACCATCTCCAATTACGGTAGCTACGACGGCGGAATGGGTACGCCCATCATCAACCCGCCCGAAGTGGCAATTCTGGGCGTGGGGCGCATCAAGGACGAGGTGGTAGCCCGCAACGGTCTGCCAATAGTGCGCCCAATGCTGCCGCTCAACCTCAGTTTCGACCATCGCCTGATTGACGGAGCGACTTCCGGGCAGTTCATGCGTGTGCTGATGGAATTGCTGGAAAACCCCGCCCGGCTCATGCTTGATATGGTCTAG
- the def gene encoding peptide deformylase gives MSNQLDINAKLADPVLQFTDMRLRQISAPVSAAEFDSVWLRDWVSRLDYSRVTFGGIGIAAPQVGLFSRLIVIAIPAHERVGFGQIAEVPLQALVNPEIVWYSEDMRKATEGCLSVKGYEGFVVRPGKIGVVAYSPEGKRLEFEADSLYARVLQHEIDHLDGILYPDRITTLRDLRKVSPVAPDDPVLNFNKLIPRPEAGLVM, from the coding sequence ATGAGCAATCAACTTGACATAAATGCTAAACTCGCCGATCCGGTGCTGCAATTTACTGATATGCGCTTGCGCCAAATTTCTGCGCCCGTTTCAGCTGCCGAATTTGACAGCGTGTGGCTGCGCGATTGGGTGTCGCGACTAGATTACTCACGGGTGACGTTTGGCGGCATCGGCATCGCTGCGCCACAGGTGGGGTTGTTCTCGCGGTTGATAGTAATTGCGATTCCGGCGCACGAGCGGGTTGGATTTGGGCAGATAGCCGAAGTACCGTTGCAAGCGTTGGTAAACCCGGAAATAGTGTGGTATTCGGAGGATATGCGCAAAGCCACCGAAGGTTGCCTCTCGGTTAAGGGTTACGAGGGCTTTGTGGTGCGCCCCGGTAAAATCGGGGTGGTGGCGTATAGCCCGGAGGGAAAGCGGCTAGAATTTGAAGCCGATAGCCTCTATGCGCGCGTTTTGCAGCACGAAATTGACCATCTGGATGGTATTCTCTATCCCGACCGTATCACTACTCTGCGCGACCTTCGCAAAGTCTCGCCCGTTGCGCCGGACGACCCGGTGCTGAATTTCAACAAACTCATTCCCCGTCCCGAAGCCGGACTAGTGATGTGA
- a CDS encoding pseudouridine-5'-phosphate glycosidase: MQKYLEIGEEVRQPAVALESTVISHGLPYPENIQTARALEETVRQNGANPATIALMDGKIKVGLGADALEKLATAKDVAKVSRRDFAAALARGTIGATTVAATMIAAQMAGIKVFATGGIGGVHRGAAQTFDISADLTELARTPVLVVCAGAKAILDLELTMEYLETQGVPVIGYGTNELPAFYTAHSGISLELRADSPEEVAAIARTQWDLGFSGGLVVVVPPPASAALSADEINRAIEASLQQAGTAGVKGKAVSPFLLAAVSRETGGKSLTLNMALLKNNAAVAAQIAKALYMTDARLI, encoded by the coding sequence ATGCAAAAATATCTCGAAATCGGCGAGGAAGTACGCCAACCCGCCGTTGCGCTCGAATCAACCGTAATCTCGCATGGGTTACCCTACCCTGAGAATATCCAGACCGCTCGCGCTTTAGAAGAAACGGTGCGCCAGAACGGAGCAAACCCCGCTACCATCGCCCTGATGGACGGCAAAATTAAAGTGGGGCTTGGCGCAGACGCGCTCGAAAAGCTGGCAACTGCAAAGGATGTGGCGAAGGTCAGTCGGCGCGATTTTGCGGCAGCACTGGCGCGTGGCACAATCGGTGCAACCACCGTTGCCGCCACCATGATTGCAGCGCAAATGGCGGGAATCAAAGTCTTTGCCACCGGGGGCATCGGGGGCGTACATCGGGGCGCAGCGCAAACCTTCGACATCAGCGCAGACCTGACCGAACTGGCACGTACCCCCGTTCTGGTGGTATGCGCGGGAGCAAAAGCAATCCTCGACCTTGAACTGACAATGGAATACCTCGAAACGCAGGGCGTACCCGTGATAGGCTACGGCACAAACGAGCTTCCCGCTTTTTACACTGCCCATAGCGGCATCAGCCTTGAGTTACGCGCCGATAGCCCAGAAGAAGTCGCGGCAATCGCCCGCACTCAATGGGACTTGGGCTTTAGCGGAGGGTTGGTAGTAGTCGTGCCACCGCCCGCTTCCGCCGCGCTTTCCGCAGACGAAATTAATCGCGCCATCGAAGCGTCCTTGCAACAGGCAGGAACGGCAGGAGTCAAAGGCAAGGCGGTTTCGCCCTTCCTGCTGGCAGCGGTCAGTCGCGAAACGGGCGGCAAAAGCCTCACCCTCAATATGGCGCTGCTCAAGAATAACGCGGCGGTAGCGGCGCAAATCGCAAAGGCGCTGTATATGACCGATGCGCGTCTAATTTAA